In Pseudosulfitobacter pseudonitzschiae, the sequence CAGACCATCTGTGCCCATTCGGCCTGAAATCAAAATCCCTGCTACAGCGTAACGGCTACACCGTCGAAGACCACCACCTGACCACCCGCGAGGAAACCGACGCCTTCAAAGCCGAACATGATGTAAAAACCACGCCTCAAACCTTTATCGGAACCGAGCGTATAGGCGGCCACGACGACCTGCGCCGGTTTTTCGGTCAACACGTTAGCGACGGCGACGAAAAGACCTATCGCCCTGTGCTGGCCATTTTTATCATCTCGTTTCTGATCGCGCTGGCCATTGCAATGACCACCTACGGCACGCCACTCAGCTGGCGTGTAATCCCGTGGTTTGTCGCCACCGCCATGACCATTCTCGCCTTGCAAAAACTACAGGACGTTGAACAGTTTTCAACGATGTTTCTGGGCTATGACCTGCTGGCACGGCGCTGGGTGCCCTATGCCTATATCTACCCCTACGCCGAAGCCGTCGCAGGCGTGCTGATGCTGGCGGGTGTCGCCCTGTGGCTTGCAGCACCCTTGGCCCTGTTTGTGGGCACAATCGGCGCAGTATCAGTGATCAAGGCGGTCTATATCGACAAACGCGACCTAAAATGCGCCTGCACGGGCGGCAACGACAATGTACCCCTTGGTTTCATCTCGCTTAGCGAAAACATCGCAATGGCAGGCATGGGCACATGGATGCTGATCCGCATGATCGTGGGCTGATCCTTCATCTTGCTAAAAAACTCCGGGGGCGCGCCGCATGGCGCGGGGGCCGAGCCCCCCAAACAGCCTATGCGGCCGGCGACATTCTCAGTCGTATGTACGCTGGTCTTCAATCACCAAACCGTCGCGCGGCAGACTGCCCAAAGGCACGATCTCGACCGTGCTTTTCAGCTTCAGCGTGTCGACCACGCTTGTGGCAAAGGTCTGCGCATCGCCACCATCGGATTCAATCTGCACTGTCATCGCATCCTGCTGCCCGTCACGCCGTGCCACCACGCGGGCACGCGCGATGTCGGGGTGTTTGGCAACCAGTGCTGCCACCTGCTCGGGGCGCACGAACATTCCTTTGATCTTGGTGGTCTGGTCGGCGCGCCCCATCCATCCTTTTATGCGCATGTTGGTGCGCCCGCACGGGCTTTGTCCGGCCATCACGGCGCTCATGTCGCCGGTGGCAAAACGGATCAGCGGATAATCCGGGTTCAACGATGTCACGACGACCTCCCCCACTTCACCCGGTTCCACAGGATTGCCGGTGCCGGGCGTCAGGATTTCCACGATCACGCCTTCGTCCACGATCATGCCCTCCATCGCCGGTGTCTCATAAGCGATGTTACCCAGATCGGCAGTGGCATAGGATTGCAAACAGGCGATACCGCGGTCAGCGTATTCCTGACGCAGGCTGGGAAACAGCGCGCCGCCGCCGACAACCGCGCGCGACAACTTCAGCGTCACGCCCATCTCGTCGGCCTTGTCCAAAATCACCTTCAGATAATCCGGCGTACCCGCATAGGCGGTGGTGCCGATGTCACGCGCCGCGATCACCTGCAGTTCGGTCTGTCCCGTGCCCGCAGGCAGCACGGCCGCGCCCACCGCCCGCGCGCCAGATTCAAAAATCATGCCCGCAGGCGTCAGATGATAACCAAAGCAGTTCTGGACGATGTCACCCTTGCCAATGCCCGCCGCGTGCAAAAAGCGCCCCATCCGCCACCAGTCGTGACTGATCCCCCCCGGCTCATAGATCGGACCGGGCGACTGGAACACATGCGCCAGATTGCTGACGGCGATCCCTCCAAAGGGTGGATTTTCCTTTTGCGACGCCGACAGGTCCGATTTACGCATTACAGGCAGCGCCACCAGATCGTCGGGGCCCTGAACTTCGGCCGCAGCCGCACGCCAATCCGCAGGTGCCTGCGTGATCGACGCCAGACGCTTGCGCAGCAGGGTGGCCTGTTCGGCCCGCCGCTGGTCCGCGCTGCGGGTTTCCAGATCATCAAAGTACGCTGTGTCCGGCATCGGAAAATGTCCTGTTCGTCTGTTTGAAAATAGGCTGCAGCCCGCAATCCGCTTCGGTCAGCTCAGCCAACGTTTGCGACGGCGGTAAGATCGCACATCGCGAAACGATTTGCGGCCTTCGTCCGACATCCCCAGATAGAATTCCTTTACATCGGGGTTCTCGCGCAGTTCGGCTGCGGGGCCGTCCATCACCACGCGGCCCGATTCCAGAATATAACCATAGTGCGCAAAGCGTAGCGCCACGTTGGTGTTCTGCTCTGCCAGCAGGAACGACACGCCTTCGTTCTCGTTCACCGATTTCACAATCGTAAAAATCTGCTCTACCAGTTGCGGTGCCAGACCCATGCTGGGTTCGTCCAGCAGGATCGTTTCAGGGCGGCTCATCAGGGCGCGTCCAATCGCACACATCTGCTGTTCGCCCCCGGAGGTGTAGCCGGCCTGCGATTTTCGCCGCTCGCGCAGGCGCGGAAAATAATTGTAAACCATTTCAAGGTCCGCCGCCGTAGCGCCCTTGCCGTCGGTGCGCGTATAGGCACCGGTCAGCAGGTTTTCCTCGATGGTCAAGTGTTCAAAACAGTGACGGCCTTCCATAACCTGCACCACTCCACGTTTTACGGTCTCGGCAGGGTCTGTGTGCTGGATCGCATCACCGCGATATTTGATCGACCCTTTGGTGACTTCGCCACGCTCGGATGCCAACAGGCCACTGATCGCTTTCAGCGTTGTGGTCTTGCCTGCGCCGTTGCCGCCCAAAAGGGCCGTAATCCCGCCTTTGGGCACCGACAGGCTGACGCCCTTCAGCACCAGAATGACGTGATTATAGATCACCTCGATATTGTTGACCTCAAGCAAGGTCTCGTCAGTTTTTCCGGCGTCCAGCATGATCAACGTATCCCGATGGAAATGTTCAAGAAAGTCTCCGGCGACGGCCTGCGCCGCCGGAGAAAGGGGTTTAGTTGCAACGCGGCTCGATGGAGTTTTCAGCCGCATAGGCAGCGGAATCTTCGGCCACCAAACGACCGATCAGCTCGCGATCCGTCGGTTTGAATTCGGAAACAAAATTCCATTCTCCCGCCGCTGCATCCCATTGGGTCACGCCCACCAGACCGGGGCCACCATGCTGTTCGCACGACACTTTGAACTCGGGGCCAAAGTTGGGAAGGCCCAGCTCGGCCATCTTTGCTTCGGTGATTTCGAGTGCTTCCATTCCATCGCGCATCATCGCAGGAGTGATGTCCGGTGTGCCGTGGATGTCCTGAGCGGTTTTCGCAGCTTCGGCGGCCAGCATCGCAGCATACATACCACGGTTATACTGGACCGTACCGATCTGGTCGCCCGCACCGGCAGCCTTGCCAGCATCCACGACATATTGCTGGATATCGTCATAGACAGGATAGTCTTTGCCCACACCGTGGAACGTCAGCGCCTTATAGCCATTGGCTGCGGCACCCGCAGGGATCACGTCTGCTTCGGAACCCGACCACCACACGCCGATGAAGTTTTCCATCGGATAACGGATGTTCACGGCCTCTTGCACCGCAACTTGGTTCATTACACCCCAGCCCCACATCACGACATAGTCGGGACGGTCACGACGAATTTGCAGCCACTGCGATTTTTGCTCCTGACCGGGGTGGTCGACGGGCAGCAATGTCAGCTCAAAGCCGTGGATCTTTTGCAGTTCTTCCAACGTGCGGATCGGCTCTTTGCCATAGGCCGAGTTGTGGTAGATCAAGGCGATTTTCTTACCGTTGATGTCACCACTGTTCTCGTCCAGCAGGTAGTTGATCGCGCCCGATGCACCATCCCAATAGTTGGCAGGATAGTTAAAGACGTGGCTGAACACAGTGCCGTTGGCGGCAGATGTCCGGCCATAGCCCATCGAGTGGATCGGAATACCGTCTGCTGTCGCTTTTGGGATCAGTTGGTAGGTGATACCAGTGGACAGCGGTTGATAAACCAGCGCGCCTTCACCTTTGGTGGATTCGTAGCATTCCACGCCTTTTTCGGTGTTATAGCCGGTCTCGCATTCTACCATGCGGATCTTGGCACCTCCAATGCCGCCATCACGCTCGTTCAGCAGAGTGAAATAATCGGCATAGCCATCCGCAAAGGGAATGCCGCTGGCCGCATATGGACCAGTCCGGTAGCTCAGCGACGGGAACACGAGGTCCGCCATCACCGGGCCCGCAGTCATAACAGCCGCGACAGCCATTGTTGCAAACTTCATCTTCATCGGTGTTTCCTCCCTTGGTTTTTCCGATGCAGCCCCTTTCGGAACCTGCGTAGGGCGGGGTTTTCCCCGCCAGTCTTGGCAACCAGCCCCGCTAATGCGGGAATGGCCACAATCTCAATTTCTCTTTGGTCACGCGCCACAGCTGCGCGATGCCATGCGGTTCAGCGATAAGGAACACGATGATCAGTGCCCCCACGATCACCAGCTGCAAATGCGCCACGATATCCGTCGGCCATCCCAGCCAGTCCACGCCCACAACCTTCAGCGCCACGGGCAACAACACCAAAAACGCCGCTCCGGCAAAGCTGCCAAAGATGCTGCCCAGCCCGCCGATGATGATCATGAACAGCACCAGAAACGATTTGTTGATGCCAAACGCCTCGCCCACCTCGACAGCGCCCAAATAGACACTGAAGAACAACGCACCCGAGATGCCAACAAAAAACGACGATACGGCAAAGGCGCTCAATTTGGCGGTCAATGGGTTCACCCCGATGATCTCGGCGGCAATGTCCATATCCCGAATGGCCATCCATTTACGCCCCACCGACCCACGGGTCAGGTTGCGCGCAATCAGGGCACTGACAACGGTAAAGACCAGACAGAACAGATAGGCAGCCCAGGCTTCGGTGTTCGGCCCGGTGATCAGCACGCCAAAGGTCTCGCGTTCGGGCGCGTTGATCTGACCCGAAGCGGAATAGTTGTAGAACCACGGCACGCGGTTGAACAACCAGACCAGAAAGAACTGCGCCGCAAGTGTCGCCACCGCCAGATAGAACCCTTTGATCCGCAAAGATGGCAGCCCAAAGAGCATCCCCACCGCTGCCGTGATCGCACCGGCCAGAATGACGTGAATGAACATGCTCACGTCAGGAAACGCTGTCATCAGTTTATAACAGGCATAGGCTCCTACAGCCATGAACCCGCCCGTGCCCAAAGAAACCTGACCGCAATAGCCGACCAGAATGTTCAACCCGATCGCCGCAATCGCATAGATCAGAAACGGCAGGAAAATCGAGTTCACCCAATAGTCGTTGACCATGAACGGAATGACACAAATCGCAATGAACAGTACAAAGTAGTACCGCCACCGGTCGAACTTGATCGGAAAGGTCTGGCTGTCTTCCTTGTAGGTCGTGCGAAATTCGCCCGCTTCACGATAAAACATCAGAGATCTCCCACAGCCCGCAGGCCTTTGTTTCTTTTGGCCGGAAATATCCCGGGGGTGCGGGGGCTGGCCCCCGCTGTGGCTCGCACCGGATCAAACACGTTCAATGATCTTCTCCCCGAACAAACCTTGCGGGCGGAACACCAGAAACAACAGCGCCAGCATATAGGCAAACCAGTTTTCGGTGGCCCCACCCAGAAAT encodes:
- a CDS encoding MauE/DoxX family redox-associated membrane protein, producing MPRKTARLYRMVMPDHLCPFGLKSKSLLQRNGYTVEDHHLTTREETDAFKAEHDVKTTPQTFIGTERIGGHDDLRRFFGQHVSDGDEKTYRPVLAIFIISFLIALAIAMTTYGTPLSWRVIPWFVATAMTILALQKLQDVEQFSTMFLGYDLLARRWVPYAYIYPYAEAVAGVLMLAGVALWLAAPLALFVGTIGAVSVIKAVYIDKRDLKCACTGGNDNVPLGFISLSENIAMAGMGTWMLIRMIVG
- a CDS encoding phenylacetate--CoA ligase family protein, which encodes MPDTAYFDDLETRSADQRRAEQATLLRKRLASITQAPADWRAAAAEVQGPDDLVALPVMRKSDLSASQKENPPFGGIAVSNLAHVFQSPGPIYEPGGISHDWWRMGRFLHAAGIGKGDIVQNCFGYHLTPAGMIFESGARAVGAAVLPAGTGQTELQVIAARDIGTTAYAGTPDYLKVILDKADEMGVTLKLSRAVVGGGALFPSLRQEYADRGIACLQSYATADLGNIAYETPAMEGMIVDEGVIVEILTPGTGNPVEPGEVGEVVVTSLNPDYPLIRFATGDMSAVMAGQSPCGRTNMRIKGWMGRADQTTKIKGMFVRPEQVAALVAKHPDIARARVVARRDGQQDAMTVQIESDGGDAQTFATSVVDTLKLKSTVEIVPLGSLPRDGLVIEDQRTYD
- a CDS encoding ABC transporter ATP-binding protein codes for the protein MLDAGKTDETLLEVNNIEVIYNHVILVLKGVSLSVPKGGITALLGGNGAGKTTTLKAISGLLASERGEVTKGSIKYRGDAIQHTDPAETVKRGVVQVMEGRHCFEHLTIEENLLTGAYTRTDGKGATAADLEMVYNYFPRLRERRKSQAGYTSGGEQQMCAIGRALMSRPETILLDEPSMGLAPQLVEQIFTIVKSVNENEGVSFLLAEQNTNVALRFAHYGYILESGRVVMDGPAAELRENPDVKEFYLGMSDEGRKSFRDVRSYRRRKRWLS
- a CDS encoding ABC transporter substrate-binding protein gives rise to the protein MKMKFATMAVAAVMTAGPVMADLVFPSLSYRTGPYAASGIPFADGYADYFTLLNERDGGIGGAKIRMVECETGYNTEKGVECYESTKGEGALVYQPLSTGITYQLIPKATADGIPIHSMGYGRTSAANGTVFSHVFNYPANYWDGASGAINYLLDENSGDINGKKIALIYHNSAYGKEPIRTLEELQKIHGFELTLLPVDHPGQEQKSQWLQIRRDRPDYVVMWGWGVMNQVAVQEAVNIRYPMENFIGVWWSGSEADVIPAGAAANGYKALTFHGVGKDYPVYDDIQQYVVDAGKAAGAGDQIGTVQYNRGMYAAMLAAEAAKTAQDIHGTPDITPAMMRDGMEALEITEAKMAELGLPNFGPEFKVSCEQHGGPGLVGVTQWDAAAGEWNFVSEFKPTDRELIGRLVAEDSAAYAAENSIEPRCN
- a CDS encoding branched-chain amino acid ABC transporter permease codes for the protein MFYREAGEFRTTYKEDSQTFPIKFDRWRYYFVLFIAICVIPFMVNDYWVNSIFLPFLIYAIAAIGLNILVGYCGQVSLGTGGFMAVGAYACYKLMTAFPDVSMFIHVILAGAITAAVGMLFGLPSLRIKGFYLAVATLAAQFFLVWLFNRVPWFYNYSASGQINAPERETFGVLITGPNTEAWAAYLFCLVFTVVSALIARNLTRGSVGRKWMAIRDMDIAAEIIGVNPLTAKLSAFAVSSFFVGISGALFFSVYLGAVEVGEAFGINKSFLVLFMIIIGGLGSIFGSFAGAAFLVLLPVALKVVGVDWLGWPTDIVAHLQLVIVGALIIVFLIAEPHGIAQLWRVTKEKLRLWPFPH